In one window of Limnohabitans sp. MORI2 DNA:
- the fliS gene encoding flagellar export chaperone FliS, whose product MRANSRAIQSYGDVKVSSGVATANNVQLIQMLFDGLLESLSTARGHIQHKNINEKSKAIARASRIVIGLQGALDFEKGGDLANNLNELYSYVTRRLFHANAHNDLAVLDEIYGLMREIRDAWEGMPSLVPASNRPASMMN is encoded by the coding sequence ATGCGAGCCAATTCACGAGCCATTCAAAGTTACGGCGATGTCAAAGTCAGCAGTGGTGTTGCCACGGCTAACAATGTGCAATTGATTCAGATGTTGTTTGATGGCTTGTTGGAGAGTTTGTCCACTGCGCGTGGTCATATCCAGCATAAAAATATCAATGAAAAATCCAAAGCCATTGCGCGTGCCAGCCGTATCGTGATTGGTTTGCAAGGCGCCTTGGATTTTGAAAAAGGTGGTGATCTGGCGAACAACCTCAATGAGTTGTACAGCTATGTGACCCGTCGTTTGTTCCACGCCAACGCCCACAATGATTTGGCGGTGTTGGATGAGATTTATGGTTTGATGCGCGAAATTCGCGACGCTTGGGAAGGTATGCCTTCTCTGGTGCCGGCAAGTAACCGCCCAGCCAGCATGATGAACTGA
- the fliA gene encoding RNA polymerase sigma factor FliA, translating into MRTLSPVQMYESCKPKGEDLVMAHLGLVKRVALHLKARIPAFMELDELVQVGMIGLLEASRAFDPTKGIEFENFAHSRVRGAMLDEVRRLSFLPRSAVAFNKEHNTTVHALAAELGRTPTQSEIAEYMGKDLEEFHKERGKAKRFETYSMEVVTEEVMTIADDSSQQPEVIVEEAEFMDAVTDAIAQLPEREQLVMQLYYVEEFNLKEIGETLGVSESRVSQILSSVVKKLRGTLKVDNAAETEKVETRRRA; encoded by the coding sequence ATGAGAACACTATCCCCCGTACAAATGTACGAATCTTGCAAGCCTAAAGGCGAAGATTTGGTCATGGCCCATTTGGGCTTGGTCAAACGTGTGGCTTTGCACTTGAAGGCTCGTATTCCTGCATTCATGGAGCTCGATGAGCTGGTTCAAGTGGGCATGATTGGTCTGCTCGAAGCTTCTCGTGCTTTTGATCCCACCAAGGGCATCGAGTTTGAAAACTTCGCACACAGCCGTGTGCGTGGTGCGATGCTGGATGAAGTGCGGCGATTGTCGTTTTTGCCTCGCTCTGCAGTGGCTTTCAACAAAGAGCACAACACCACGGTGCATGCGCTAGCAGCTGAGTTGGGTCGCACGCCGACCCAATCAGAAATTGCCGAGTACATGGGCAAAGATCTTGAAGAGTTTCACAAAGAGCGCGGCAAAGCCAAGCGCTTTGAGACTTATTCGATGGAAGTGGTGACCGAAGAGGTGATGACCATTGCCGATGACAGCTCGCAGCAACCAGAAGTGATTGTGGAAGAGGCCGAATTCATGGACGCGGTGACGGATGCGATTGCGCAGTTGCCTGAACGTGAGCAGCTCGTCATGCAGCTTTACTACGTTGAAGAGTTCAACCTCAAAGAGATTGGCGAGACACTGGGCGTGAGTGAATCGCGCGTGAGTCAAATCTTGTCCTCCGTAGTCAAGAAGTTGCGTGGCACTCTCAAGGTTGACAACGCTGCCGAAACCGAGAAGGTTGAGACAAGGAGACGCGCATGA
- a CDS encoding MinD/ParA family protein encodes MSNTRRTEVIGIASGKGGVGKTTTSINLAVALTQLGHSVMLFDADLGLANAQIALGARAEYNLGHFLAGQKSLQEILVTTRQGVKLIPGASGMQELAGLSDVQAASIVQSFGVLSDDVDYLIVDVAAGISPSVLSFLAACQRRFIVVKDDPSSIADAYGTIKILSKEMGLDEIYLLPNMVKSQSEGWKLYKKLNDVCVRFLGESVHYLTSIEEDEMVLRALKKYQSVMELAPGTAAARDYMRLAEACTHLRPIDHPSGGLQFFMERLMQNSSSDT; translated from the coding sequence ATGAGTAATACACGTAGAACAGAAGTCATCGGCATTGCCAGCGGCAAGGGTGGCGTCGGTAAAACCACCACCTCTATCAACTTGGCTGTGGCGCTGACGCAGCTGGGCCACAGCGTCATGCTGTTCGATGCCGACCTCGGCTTGGCCAACGCGCAAATTGCTTTGGGTGCCCGTGCGGAATACAACTTGGGACACTTCTTGGCAGGACAAAAGTCGTTGCAAGAAATTCTCGTGACAACTCGCCAAGGCGTGAAGCTCATCCCCGGCGCTTCGGGTATGCAAGAGTTGGCAGGCCTGAGCGACGTACAAGCGGCCAGCATCGTGCAGTCGTTTGGTGTGTTGTCTGACGACGTAGATTATTTGATCGTTGACGTGGCTGCTGGTATTTCGCCCTCCGTGTTGTCTTTCTTGGCAGCCTGCCAGCGCCGCTTCATCGTGGTCAAAGACGATCCATCGTCTATTGCTGACGCCTATGGCACCATCAAAATCTTGAGCAAAGAGATGGGCTTGGATGAAATCTATCTCTTGCCCAACATGGTCAAGAGCCAGTCAGAAGGCTGGAAACTTTATAAAAAGCTCAACGACGTCTGTGTGCGTTTCTTGGGCGAATCGGTGCACTACCTGACCTCGATCGAAGAAGATGAGATGGTCTTGCGTGCACTCAAAAAATACCAGTCGGTGATGGAACTCGCCCCCGGTACGGCAGCCGCTCGTGACTACATGCGCTTAGCTGAGGCATGCACGCACTTGCGTCCGATTGATCACCCCTCGGGTGGTCTTCAATTTTTCATGGAGCGACTGATGCAAAACAGTTCGTCTGACACATGA